ATAAGGTAAACTCGTCTTATCCTTGCTAAACACTAGTTTGGTTGGGGACACACTAATCTTAACAAATGGCGTACGGGATCTAACTTTAAGTTTGTAAACTGCATTCAGTGAACTTCCAACATTCTTAACCACTCTCTTATACTTTACAGTATCAAAACCGGACTTGAAAACAACAGAAAATGATGGATAGTTAAGGTCGCCCGGACTAGATAGCCCGATTGACTTGCAATCAACCTTCCTATCCTTGGTAAAAACTGAAATCTGTTTCTCATCATAACCGATGGAGCATAAGAATGCTTCATAATCACTAGGACCAATGTCGTATACCAAACCCGGATTTAGAGCTGGATTTGGATCCACATGGCCAGACCCATGTTGGAAGGGTGTCGAAAATTTTCCTGTACCAATATCAGTAATATACTTACCTGAATTGTCTACATCATAGGCAGTAGTCATCAAAGCAGATCTGATTGCAGCTGGAGACCAGTTAGGATAAACCTTTCGAAGCAGCCCAGCCAAACCGCTGACATGAGGGCATGCCATTGAAGTACCAGACCATATTTTGAACTCTCCCAAAGATGTTGGATCTGCACGATATCCGGTAACAGCAGCCAAGATATCTACGCCTGGTGCAATCAGATCTGGTTTAAGAATCTCAGGTGTTATTTTGTTCGGACCACGGTTAGAAAAAGCTGCAACTTTTGGGGCAGGAGATGCAGAAGAACCAATTACAGTACCACGGAATTTGATCGTTGCGATAGGCTTTTTACCATTTGATTTATTATTAAAATAGTATTGTAAGATCTTTATGCTAGACGTCCTACTTACTTCAGCTGCTGGAACTGGATAAGGTTCAACAGACAATTCCTCCGCATTGTTAAGAACAATCATTCCGGCACCACCCGCATTTTTAACTACAGTCCCTTTAGCTTCTCCTGAAATTCCTCCGGCATCACAGATGACAATTTTTCCAGCAACTTCGCTAGAACTTAATGATCCTTCCAAACATAATGGGCTGTTACGATTGACACCAATAACATAAATGAGTTCCAGGTAAGCGTCATTCGGTATTGCATCGCTGGAGTACAGGGTAGCTCCAGGAATTACTTGACCATCGCCTAAAATTACATCCGCACGGAATTCTCTATCAACTGTGGATGCTCCAACGGTCAATATCCACGGCGCAATATTTTTCACAGTCATTGGGGCAGGTCCATCGTTTCCAGTTGCACAAGAAACTATATACTTCCTTTCTCCATAGCCGAAAAAGCTCCGATGGCAATCGCATTTTGATAGTATTGATCAGTGTCTGTTGAGTAATGCAATATTAACTTATTAGTAGTAGTAGCGTAATAATATTGTATGACGTTGTCTCTAACAGTCTAAGTCAAAAACTCTAGTGTTTGTAATGAAGAaccagtgaaaaaaaaaaaatcgagtgTAAGCTATTTGCTCTCCTTACTGTCTGCTACAGAGTCAGTAACAAACTTACTCTCTGATTCACCAAACTTACCAATCGTTGAATTCTCAACTCCAGTAGATAAAGATATCACATCAACTCCATCTGCTATAGCTTGATCAATGGCAGCTAGAATATCAGAATCAGTACCTTCCCTACCCCAACCGAACTTGTACGATGCAATTCTAGCCTTAGTTGCAATACCTCTGGCTTCTCTACCGGCATATTTATAAGCCCCAGAAATTTTAACAGAAGCCCCGGCTGCAGTTGATGCACAATGTGTGCCATGTCCATCTGTATCTAGCGGGGATCTCGATTCTGTACCATCTTTATCTACTCTGTGTCCTTTCCATTCTTCAAAACCTTTGTAAAATGCTCGTGCACCAATTAACTTCTGGTTACAAGACGTTGCCGGAAAATCTGGTCCCGCCTCACAGGTACCTTTCCATCTTTTCGGTACGGGACCTAAACCGGAGTCATCAAAACTTGGATGTCTAGGCCAGATTCCAGAATCCACAACACCAATTATGACATCATCACCATAACCCGAGTTATGCCAAATACCAGAAGGATCACTATTAAGACCTAGGAACTCGGGGGTATGAGTGGTATAGAATTTGTGAATACGCTCAGGAATGACTGAGACGATTCCTGGTCGACTCTCAAGATGTGAAGCTTGAAGTGGTGTCAGTCTTGCCGCAAAACCATGAACAGCATGGTTGTAAGCATAAATGATTTCTGGAGATGATCGACCATTGTCTGATGACAATAATACTGAAGGTGGAAGAGACTGGAGGGTTGATGTATACCAATCTACATGAGAACTAAAGACCTGTGGCTTCTCGGATTTCGATACATGTATTATGAAGGTTTTTGGTTGTTCATGATCTTCATGAGAAAATGCAGAAAAGATCAATAGAGTAACAAAGGTAAAGAAAGCAAGGACTGATGTGCTCTTCTTTGACATTTTTGTTTCACAAAGATGTTGCTTGATCTCTTCTTACAAATTCCGGCCAATATATAATGACGGTGACAATTATCAATTACCGGTCCAACCCATCGTGCCACTCAGCGATTGGCTCATGCAGTCAACCACGAAAAATAATTCATAGGGATGTGTACATGGCAGTCATGATCCAAGAATCTTGCACTGTATATCCAGTCGTGCAATTTATAAATATCGCCAACGTGCAATATGTTTTTCCCGACAACGATCCACATATCCCTCGGATAAGAAAAAAATGACTCAAAAAAAATGTGCATTTAGTTGTCATGTTTCTCCAGGTGATCAGAACTTATCCGCTAGGGTTGCACCATGTTGTTACTCTTGGACTGCTAACTATTTAATTAACATTTTGTGTTTATTATAAATGTACTAGTTATCATCTGTGATATTTATCAATAAATGCCAACTATTCAATACATAGATCTATTACAAATGAACGAGACCATCCATAATGATCAGACTGATCAATTGGAAAAGCATAACTATATTTGGAAATGAACCACTAGCCTCTGCATTTTCGTTTAATACGACAACTGTGGTTTAGTTAATTAATATTTCTAAATATCAGAAATGAGTACAATTAAATGTTATTGAGAGATCCAATCTCTAGAGCATCTTCGATGGTAACTTGGTGTGCATCTTTGTGGAAGTTGTTTTTTCTAATGTAAAGACTAAATTTTCCTATATTTTAGGAGACGAAAGAAAAACATCTCTAACCACAAATTCTATTTCTTTAGTTTTGAATTTTTAAACTATTAATCCAAATTATATAACTAGTAATAATCATTAATAATGATGAGTAGAATCTTCACATCCTCTAAGAGAACCTCTAAAACTAGAAGATATCTTTGAGGATGTTTACATAACTATCAGACacatcatttttattttcttcctttacATTCCCATTGGAGATGGTTTTTTGGCTAAATTCTTAAAAATCATATGTGGCCTTATATTTAGGATATTTTCAATGTCTCGTTGGAGATGCTCTTCGCTAGCCTTAGAAAGTTAGAATCTAACTTCAAATTTTGCAATAAAATGGGGGAACTGACATGTTAACATGTTAATTAAGTTGGAATCTAGACCGGGAACCCTGTTTGTCTAGACCGGAAGGGCGGATAAACTTGAGAAATTCATAGACAAATCAGCTGTAAAGCTGGGACTGTATATTGGAGATGAAAAAAACACTCACTATTTAGACAAACAATGAATGAACAACAAATTTAGGAGAGAGGAATTTTAAAAAATGCATAAAAAAACCTGGCATTTTTAGAGGCGACCCCGAAAGAATTAGGGCGGCATAAAAAGACAAAAAATGTCACCCAAACGTAAAATGTAGCCATCCCTTATCTCCCGTTTTTTTTAATGGCCAAACtaccctttacaatcggtaaaTATTTCACAATCGGGAAGTTAATCCATAATCGGGAGTCAATTTAGTTTATAtaacttccgaatataaagtatcccaaaaaaaaaaccctatatattttgaattttgattatcctataatcggtagtaaaaaaATTTATCTTGACTCCCCATTAAAGTAGACATTTGGCTAAAATGCTACCATCATAATCGGCAGTCAaggtagttcatataactaccgaatatagagttactccaaaatgtgattttgccaaaatcatctattttttgaattttggttagcCTATAGTCGGTAGTAGATGAAGTAAAATCCTGACTTCTGATTGTACAGTGGCTCTCTTTGCAAATATTTAACCATATTCGGTAGTCAAAATAGTTTATATAACTACCGAATTCAGAGTTagtcccaaaatgagattttacaaaaatctttttttttagaattttgattgagcctataatcggtagtaaattaatTTATCATTAACTTATGCTTAATAGTAGCCCCAAATACGCATGTAGCACAAATTCATATCAATCGGTAGTATCTTTGTGTTACTTAACTACCGATTTAATATTACCAATCGGATACAAAATAACTTCCGATTACGGAAGGGCATCAACGTATTATTCTATCTTTTGGACATCTCTTAACCTTGGCTATGGATTGGGAATAAAAAAGTTTCCCCTAATTCTTTCGggatcgcccctaaaaatgccaggtaaAAAAACTGTAGGGAGGACTAACCAAGTCACAAATGTACATAGCCAAAAtctattttagggtttagaccacAGCTGGAGCACCCAACAATCTAGGGTGCCAAGTTTTTCAATGAAGTGCAATTACAAACTTTAACTTGAACCAAGATTGCAAAAATATCAATCTGACATCccacagaaaagaaaaaatattgtgaaaaaaTATAAGCCAGAATATTTTGCGGAGATTCCCAAATAACGTGTTAGTATCGATTGTAAGCTTCCTGACCAGCCAATAATGGTCCAGTTCTGGCTTGAAATGAAGTAAATATTACCTAGTACTTTAGACGACCAATTATAGAGCTTATTGAcgttttattttctgcattaatGGAGAAGTTTACTAGCAATGCTGATAAAGAGACTAACCCGTGAAGCCATATGTAAAGCATTGATATGATGATTATCATTAAAATTAAGAGCATTAATAGAACCAAAATTGAAAACATTAAACAGAAGATATCAAGCTAGTAGATGTAACGCCCCACCTAAACGCAATTGGACTCTTCACAGCATGAACTCCATCATACCATTCAATCGACCCGAATGCCTCTTTCGTCATGTCCACATCCGTTAGCCTTGATTCGAATGTGATTTCATAAGACAAACTCGTCTTATCCTCACTAAACACTAACTTGGTTGGGGACACACTAATCTTAACAAATGGTGTTCGAGATCTAATTTTAAGTTTGTAAACTGCATTCACTGAACTTCCAACGTTCTTAACCACTCTCTTATACTTAACCATATCAGAACCAGATTTGAAAACAACAGAAAATGATGGATAGTTAAGGTTACCCGGATTAGATAGCCCGATCGATTTGCAATCAACCTTCCTATCCTTGACAAAAACTGAAATCTGTTTCGCATCATAACCAATGGAGCATAAGAATGCTTCGTAATCACTTGGAACAATATCGTATACCAAGCCCGGATTTAGAGCTCGGTTCGGATCCACATGGCCAGACCCATGTTGGAATGGTGTTGAAATGTTGCCTGTACCAAGATCAGTAATATACTTGCCTGAATTGTCAACATTATAAGCAGTAGTCATTAGAGCAGATCGGATTGCAGCCGGAGACCACTTAGGATAAGTTTTTCGAAGCAACGCAGCCAAGCCGCTCACATGAgggcatgccattgatgtacctGACATTAATGCGAACTCTTCCGAAGTTGTTGGGTCTGCACCATATCCGGTATTAGCAGCCAAGATTTCTACCCCTGGTGCAATCACATCTGGTTTAAGAATCTCTGGTGTTATTCTATTGGGGCCACGGCTAGAAAAGAATGCAACCTTTGGAGCAGGGGACGACGAAGAACCAATTGCAGTTCCTCGGAATTTTATTGTAGCGCTTGGATTTTGACCATGTGAATGCTTATTGAGATACTCTATGATCTTATCACCGGAGGTGCGACTTACTATAGCTGCTGGAACAGGATAAGGTTCGGCAATCAATTCCTCCCCATTTCCGATGAGAATCATTCCTGCACCACCAACATTTTTAATAAAAGTCCCTTTGTCCTCTCCTGAAATTCCACCTACATCACAGATGACAATTTTACCAGCAACTGCTGTAGAATCTAATGAACCTTCTACGCAGTATCGGCTTTGAGGATGATCGCCAGCCGCATATACAACTTGCATGTAAGTGTCGTCCGGTGTTGCATCTCCAGAGTACAGTGAAGCGCCAGGAAGTACTTGACCATCGCCTAAAATTACATCCGCAGGGAATTCTCTATCAATTGTGGATGCTCCAACAGACAACATCCACGGTGCAAGATTAACTGCAGTATTTGGGGCAGGTCCTGAGTTTCCAGGTGCATTAGAAACCAAAATTCCTTTCTCCATAGCCGCAAAGGCTCCGATCGCAATCACATTTTGATAATATTGAAGAGTGTCATCCTGAACACCAAATGATAAAGACATCACGTCAACTCCGTCTTCAACAGCTTTATCCATGCCAGCTACAATATCAGAATCAACGATTCCAGCTGTGCTCCATCCAATCTTGTAAGACGCAATTCTAGCTTTAGTTGCAATACCTCTGGCTTCTCCAACAGCATATTTACGAAACCCTGCATTCTTAACAGCAGATCCAGCCGCAGTTGAAGCACAATGTGTTCCATGTCCAAATGTGTCTCTAGGGGATCTCGATTCAGTACCGTTTGCATCGATCATGTGTCCTATCCTTGCTTCAATACCTTTGTAAAATGCTCGTGCACCAATTATCTTCCGGTTACAAGACGTCTCCGGAAAATCCGGTCCTGTTTCACAAGTACCTTTCCATCTTTTGGGTACAGGACCCAAACCAGAATCGTTAAAACTCTGTCGTTCCGGC
This genomic interval from Papaver somniferum cultivar HN1 unplaced genomic scaffold, ASM357369v1 unplaced-scaffold_107, whole genome shotgun sequence contains the following:
- the LOC113327939 gene encoding subtilisin-like protease SBT1.4 translates to MSMRSTSSWILFFSFVTLLIIPAISFSHEDEQPTTFIIHVVKSEKPPVFSSHEDWYTATLHSLPLSISSSSDNGRPSREIIYTYNHAIHGFAARLTPYEASHLESRPGIVSVIPERTHQFYTTHTPQFLGLSGDHFGLWHNSGYGDDVIIGVLDSGIWPERQSFNDSGLGPVPKRWKGTCETGPDFPETSCNRKIIGARAFYKGIEARIGHMIDANGTESRSPRDTFGHGTHCASTAAGSAVKNAGFRKYAVGEARGIATKARIASYKIGWSTAGIVDSDIVAGMDKAVEDGVDVMSLSFGVQDDTLQYYQNVIAIGAFAAMEKGILVSNAPGNSGPAPNTAVNLAPWMLSVGASTIDREFPADVILGDGQVLPGASLYSGDATPDDTYMQVVYAAGDHPQSRYCVEGSLDSTAVAGKIVICDVGGISGEDKGTFIKNVGGAGMILIGNGEELIAEPYPVPAAIVSRTSGDKIIEYLNKHSHGQNPSATIKFRGTAIGSSSSPAPKVAFFSSRGPNRITPEILKPDVIAPGVEILAANTGYGADPTTSEEFALMSGTSMACPHVSGLAALLRKTYPKWSPAAIRSALMTTAYNVDNSGKYITDLGTGNISTPFQHGSGHVDPNRALNPGLVYDIVPSDYEAFLCSIGYDAKQISVFVKDRKVDCKSIGLSNPGNLNYPSFSVVFKSGSDMVKYKRVVKNVGSSVNAVYKLKIRSRTPFVKISVSPTKLVFSEDKTSLSYEITFESRLTDVDMTKEAFGSIEWYDGVHAVKSPIAFRWGVTSTSLISSV